In Bacteroidota bacterium, the following are encoded in one genomic region:
- a CDS encoding TIGR03862 family flavoprotein: MKKSIAIIGSGPASLILAATLDEALFDIVVYERNFAPARKFLVAGDGGFNLTHSEDMEQLITRYTPSIYLEKCLRSFTNIDLQKWLKQLHIETFIGSSKRVFPVKGIKPIDVLNAILYKLKSRNVRINTKHEWKGWNNKNELLFRNEEKEFVVNHDIVVFALGGASWSKTGSDGKWTAYFNEKGIETIPFQPSNCAFAINWDKDFIAKAEGQPLKNISVMCSKKEKKGEIVLTQFGVEGGAVYALSPEIRKQLEENTTATIFIDLKPTLTKETIFEKLNSAMNRTISKTLQNEIKLNELQIALLKSVLPKEDFVNPINLALRIKQLPLLITRMASIEDAISTVGGIALQETDENFQLTKLPNHYAIGEMLNWDAPTGGYLLQACFSMGYYLANLLNAKNN, encoded by the coding sequence ATGAAAAAATCAATTGCAATTATAGGGAGCGGTCCTGCATCGCTTATTTTGGCAGCAACCCTTGATGAAGCGCTTTTTGATATTGTAGTATACGAACGCAATTTTGCTCCGGCCCGAAAATTTTTAGTTGCAGGAGATGGAGGCTTTAACTTAACGCATTCCGAAGACATGGAGCAATTGATTACCCGTTATACTCCGTCCATTTATTTAGAAAAGTGTCTTCGGTCTTTTACCAATATTGATTTGCAAAAATGGCTTAAACAATTACACATTGAGACATTTATAGGTTCGAGCAAAAGAGTATTTCCTGTGAAGGGAATCAAACCAATTGATGTATTGAATGCCATTTTATATAAATTAAAAAGTAGAAACGTTCGTATAAATACAAAACACGAATGGAAAGGATGGAACAACAAGAACGAATTGCTGTTTAGAAATGAGGAAAAGGAATTTGTCGTAAATCATGATATTGTTGTATTTGCACTTGGCGGTGCCAGCTGGAGCAAAACAGGAAGTGACGGAAAATGGACAGCTTATTTTAACGAGAAAGGAATTGAAACAATTCCGTTTCAACCATCCAATTGCGCATTTGCAATTAATTGGGATAAGGATTTTATAGCAAAAGCAGAAGGGCAGCCTCTTAAAAATATTTCTGTAATGTGTAGTAAAAAGGAAAAGAAAGGCGAAATAGTGTTAACTCAATTTGGCGTGGAGGGTGGTGCTGTGTATGCATTAAGTCCTGAAATTCGCAAGCAGCTGGAGGAGAATACTACAGCCACCATTTTTATCGATTTAAAACCAACCTTAACCAAAGAAACTATTTTTGAGAAGCTGAATAGTGCGATGAATAGGACGATTTCAAAAACATTGCAAAATGAAATTAAACTAAATGAACTTCAAATCGCATTGCTGAAATCTGTTTTGCCGAAAGAGGATTTTGTAAATCCAATAAATTTGGCACTTAGGATAAAACAATTGCCATTGTTAATTACTCGAATGGCTTCAATAGAAGATGCAATATCAACAGTGGGCGGGATTGCATTACAGGAAACAGATGAGAATTTTCAATTGACAAAATTACCTAATCATTATGCAATAGGGGAAATGCTTAACTGGGATGCACCAACAGGTGGCTATTTGCTACAAGCATGTTTTAGCATGGGATATTATCTTGCTAATCTACTGAATGCGAAAAATAACTAG
- a CDS encoding acyltransferase, with the protein MGNTINKKLFGLDHLRAVAILFVFFFHYFILSNATLKWLPNFLKFGWTGVDLFFVLSGFLISVQLFLPIKLNQAIPIKQFFLKRFFRIIPLYLVVVCIYFCMPFFREKENLPPLWKFLTFTQNIGLDLNAFGAFSHAWSLCVEEHFYLLFPFILFLLHYTGLLKRAYWLVLAIFLLGFATRFYSFTQLYIPRIGQENGWMYWYKHIYYPTYNRLDGILVGVSIAAVYVFLPNVWNRIRNYGNFIFGFGLLILAGCYFLCYDKTAFNASIFGFPLIAIGYGFVVAAAVSETSFLYKWNSRLTTFIATISYSVYLTHKGVIHLTLTFLSDYVMHNNVRLLICMITCISFAYLLHFIVERPFMKWRSRMIEAK; encoded by the coding sequence TTGGGAAACACAATTAATAAAAAGCTATTTGGGCTAGATCATTTGCGGGCAGTAGCCATTTTATTTGTTTTCTTTTTTCACTATTTCATATTGAGTAATGCCACACTTAAATGGCTACCTAATTTTTTAAAATTTGGATGGACAGGTGTAGATTTATTCTTTGTATTAAGTGGATTTCTAATTTCAGTGCAGCTCTTTCTTCCTATTAAACTAAATCAAGCTATTCCCATTAAACAGTTTTTCCTGAAACGTTTTTTTAGAATTATTCCCTTGTATTTGGTAGTTGTGTGTATTTACTTTTGCATGCCGTTTTTTCGGGAGAAAGAAAATTTACCACCATTGTGGAAGTTTCTAACATTCACTCAAAACATTGGCTTGGATTTAAATGCCTTTGGTGCATTTTCTCATGCATGGTCGCTTTGTGTTGAAGAACATTTCTATTTATTATTTCCATTTATTTTATTTTTACTCCATTATACCGGACTGCTCAAAAGAGCCTACTGGCTTGTGCTAGCCATATTCCTGTTGGGCTTTGCAACCCGATTTTATAGTTTTACTCAATTGTATATTCCTAGAATCGGCCAAGAAAACGGCTGGATGTATTGGTACAAGCACATATATTACCCAACATACAATCGCTTAGATGGAATTTTAGTGGGTGTTTCAATTGCGGCAGTTTATGTTTTTCTTCCCAATGTGTGGAATAGAATACGTAATTATGGAAATTTTATTTTTGGCTTTGGGTTGCTGATTTTAGCAGGATGCTATTTTTTGTGTTATGATAAAACCGCTTTTAATGCCTCCATATTCGGGTTTCCTTTAATTGCAATTGGATATGGCTTTGTAGTTGCTGCTGCAGTAAGCGAAACAAGTTTTCTTTACAAATGGAATTCAAGACTAACAACGTTTATTGCAACAATTTCTTATTCAGTTTATTTGACACACAAAGGGGTAATTCATTTAACACTTACATTTTTAAGCGACTATGTAATGCATAATAATGTACGACTTTTGATTTGTATGATAACATGTATAAGCTTTGCCTACTTATTGCATTTTATTGTAGAAAGACCTTTTATGAAGTGGAGAAGTAGAATGATTGAAGCAAAATAG
- a CDS encoding carboxypeptidase M32: protein MSYINYIEKLKKIADINYAYGLLSWDQEVYMPENGATRRSGQIATLASVSHQLSTDNNLGSLLTALSKDATLTTKQKRNVELSLKDYNKSIKLPSDFVELMSKTVSESFVAWQKAKTTNDFSVFAPKLHELVELKKKQADLMGYENHPYDALIDTYEPGITTAEIDTLFKDVRNKLVPFVKQITALPQTDDSVMYQHFPKKEQWDFGIYLLEQMGYDFKSGRQDISSHPFTINFGAKDVRVTTRINENDLAEMIWSCIHEGGHALYEQGLPDDEYALPCGEAASLAIHESQSRLWENNVGRGLPYWKNNFSKAKEFFPEQLKNCSVENFYKAMNCVKPSLIRTSADELTYHFHIMIRFEIEKSLLEGALKVAELPEYWNAKYKEYLGIDVPNNQKGVLQDIHWSHGSFGYFPTYSLGSFYAAQFYQQAKKELPSLENEIEKGNMQPLLHWLRDKIHAHGRFYTANQLCEKITGEKLNFSYFYEYAKEKYSGIYGVKLV from the coding sequence ATGAGTTACATAAACTACATAGAGAAGCTTAAAAAAATTGCAGATATTAACTATGCATATGGATTGTTAAGTTGGGATCAAGAGGTGTATATGCCGGAAAATGGAGCAACCCGGAGGTCGGGGCAAATAGCTACTCTTGCTTCTGTTTCGCATCAATTATCTACCGATAACAATTTAGGAAGCTTGTTGACTGCTCTTTCTAAAGATGCCACACTAACAACTAAACAAAAAAGAAATGTAGAATTAAGTTTGAAAGACTACAACAAAAGTATAAAGCTGCCGTCTGATTTTGTGGAACTAATGAGTAAAACGGTTTCGGAAAGTTTTGTAGCGTGGCAAAAAGCAAAAACAACCAACGATTTTTCTGTTTTTGCTCCTAAGCTACACGAATTGGTAGAGCTAAAAAAGAAGCAAGCTGATTTGATGGGATATGAAAATCATCCGTACGATGCACTTATAGACACCTATGAGCCGGGGATTACAACAGCAGAGATAGATACATTGTTTAAAGATGTAAGAAATAAATTGGTGCCGTTTGTAAAACAAATTACTGCATTGCCGCAAACAGATGATTCTGTTATGTATCAGCACTTTCCTAAAAAAGAGCAATGGGATTTTGGAATTTATCTGTTGGAGCAAATGGGCTACGATTTTAAATCGGGCAGACAAGATATTTCATCGCATCCGTTTACTATTAATTTTGGAGCAAAGGATGTCCGTGTTACCACGCGAATAAATGAAAATGATTTGGCCGAAATGATTTGGAGTTGTATTCACGAAGGCGGTCATGCCTTGTATGAGCAAGGATTGCCTGATGATGAATACGCCTTGCCTTGCGGAGAAGCGGCATCGTTGGCTATACACGAATCACAGTCTCGTTTATGGGAAAATAATGTTGGCCGAGGATTGCCTTATTGGAAAAATAATTTTTCAAAAGCAAAGGAATTTTTTCCGGAGCAACTAAAAAACTGTTCGGTCGAAAATTTTTACAAAGCAATGAATTGTGTAAAGCCTTCTTTAATTCGTACATCTGCCGATGAGCTTACGTATCATTTTCATATTATGATCCGTTTTGAAATTGAAAAGTCGCTGTTAGAAGGAGCATTGAAAGTAGCAGAACTGCCGGAATATTGGAATGCAAAGTACAAGGAATATTTAGGAATAGATGTGCCCAATAATCAAAAAGGAGTATTACAAGATATTCATTGGTCGCACGGCAGCTTTGGATATTTTCCTACCTATTCGTTGGGAAGTTTTTATGCGGCACAATTTTATCAGCAAGCAAAAAAGGAACTACCTAGTTTAGAGAACGAAATTGAAAAAGGCAATATGCAGCCTCTCTTACATTGGTTGCGAGATAAAATACACGCACACGGAAGATTTTATACTGCTAATCAATTGTGTGAAAAAATTACAGGAGAGAAATTGAATTTCTCGTATTTCTATGAGTATGCAAAAGAAAAATATAGCGGTATTTATGGCGTGAAGCTTGTGTAG
- a CDS encoding SRPBCC family protein encodes MSTEISITTPDCEIVSSRVFNVSRELLFRAWSDPAYLQKWWGPAGFTNTFNEFDFRVGGKWSFIMHGPDKGNYANECEFIKIVAPSLIAWKRYSKPLFQVVATFEEVSVAKTQLVFKMLFNTAEECRKVKIFAVEKNEENFDRLEVVLAKMTV; translated from the coding sequence ATGTCAACAGAAATTAGTATAACAACACCTGATTGTGAAATTGTTAGTTCTCGGGTTTTTAATGTTTCAAGAGAGCTTCTTTTTCGTGCTTGGTCAGACCCTGCCTATCTGCAAAAATGGTGGGGACCTGCAGGGTTTACCAATACGTTTAATGAATTTGATTTTCGAGTTGGTGGCAAGTGGAGTTTTATAATGCACGGACCTGACAAAGGAAATTATGCTAATGAATGTGAGTTTATAAAAATTGTTGCTCCTTCGTTAATAGCCTGGAAGCGGTATTCAAAGCCACTTTTTCAAGTAGTTGCTACTTTTGAAGAAGTGTCGGTAGCGAAGACACAGCTTGTTTTTAAAATGCTTTTTAATACAGCAGAGGAGTGTAGAAAAGTGAAAATATTTGCAGTTGAAAAAAACGAAGAGAATTTTGACAGACTTGAAGTTGTATTAGCTAAAATGACAGTTTAA
- a CDS encoding saccharopine dehydrogenase NADP-binding domain-containing protein, whose translation MKKILVLGAGRSASSLIKYLLDNSAALDWQVTIADISIEVAMQKTANNPRAAAVLFDVQDAAKVSELVKEHSLVISLLPATMHYSVAVECIKQKKHLVTASYVSKEMGALDREAKRNGVLLLNEIGLDPGIDHMSAMKIIDACKQEGEEIISFKSYCGGLIAPESNNNPWGYKFTWNPRNVVLAGQGTAKYIENGKYHYKPYSRVFKDIETISVEEHGTFDGYANRDSLSYRKVYGLETIPTMLRGTLRMPGFCEAWNVFVQLGLTDDSYSIENAENLTYAELIEALLPSHLKGNSVKEKLCNFLNIQPDSTVSKKIEWLDLFSDKKINIPNATPAMALQALLEGKWKLMPHDKDMIVLQHLFSVKKRDGKLKTITSSLVVLGEDQTYTAMAKTVGLPAAIAAKLILQGVIKATGVQIPTHKEIYEPVLKELEEFGVVFSEKEI comes from the coding sequence ATGAAAAAGATACTTGTATTAGGAGCCGGCCGGTCAGCATCATCGTTAATTAAATATTTACTCGACAATTCTGCTGCACTTGATTGGCAAGTAACCATTGCTGATATATCAATAGAGGTTGCTATGCAAAAAACGGCAAATAATCCTAGGGCTGCTGCAGTTTTATTTGATGTACAAGATGCTGCCAAAGTATCGGAGTTGGTAAAAGAACATTCTTTGGTAATTTCATTGCTACCTGCAACAATGCACTATTCGGTAGCTGTAGAGTGTATCAAACAAAAAAAACATTTAGTTACGGCCAGTTACGTATCAAAAGAAATGGGGGCTTTGGATAGGGAAGCAAAAAGAAATGGAGTTTTATTGCTAAACGAAATTGGCTTAGACCCCGGAATAGACCACATGAGCGCCATGAAAATTATTGACGCATGTAAACAAGAAGGAGAAGAAATCATTTCGTTCAAATCCTACTGCGGTGGGCTAATTGCTCCGGAAAGCAATAACAATCCGTGGGGATATAAATTTACATGGAATCCTCGCAATGTGGTGTTGGCAGGACAAGGAACAGCAAAGTATATTGAGAATGGGAAATACCATTATAAGCCGTACAGTCGAGTTTTTAAAGATATTGAAACTATCTCTGTGGAAGAACATGGTACATTTGATGGGTATGCCAATAGAGATTCGTTATCATATCGCAAAGTTTACGGATTAGAAACCATTCCAACTATGCTGAGAGGCACGCTGCGAATGCCGGGCTTTTGCGAAGCATGGAATGTGTTTGTACAATTAGGCTTAACGGATGATTCATATTCAATTGAAAATGCAGAGAATCTAACCTATGCTGAATTAATAGAAGCTCTTTTACCTTCGCACCTAAAAGGCAATTCTGTAAAAGAAAAACTATGCAACTTCTTGAATATACAACCTGATTCTACAGTTAGTAAAAAGATAGAATGGCTTGATTTATTTTCTGATAAGAAAATAAATATTCCAAATGCAACCCCGGCAATGGCTCTGCAAGCTTTGTTGGAAGGCAAATGGAAATTAATGCCGCACGATAAAGATATGATTGTATTGCAGCATTTATTTAGTGTAAAAAAGAGAGATGGAAAACTAAAAACTATTACTTCTTCATTAGTAGTGTTGGGTGAAGATCAAACATATACAGCAATGGCAAAAACTGTTGGATTACCGGCTGCTATTGCTGCAAAATTAATTTTACAAGGAGTAATAAAAGCAACAGGAGTGCAAATTCCTACTCATAAAGAAATTTACGAACCGGTATTAAAAGAATTAGAAGAATTTGGTGTCGTGTTTTCAGAGAAAGAAATATAA
- a CDS encoding DUF423 domain-containing protein, with protein MNFRVFYLLVGLMGATAVALGALGAHFLKTFVDLGVLTPASLASFETAVKYHLIHSVVLLMCIYFAKHYNNSLLRAAAYLFFAGVILFSGSIYFLSTKAITQIEGLSWLGPITPLGGLCMIAGWLCLGFGLYKTKHHSHSHHNEHH; from the coding sequence ATGAATTTTAGAGTCTTTTATTTACTAGTTGGGTTGATGGGCGCAACAGCAGTAGCTTTAGGCGCTTTAGGGGCACATTTTTTAAAAACCTTTGTTGATTTAGGTGTTTTAACTCCTGCTAGCTTGGCTTCTTTTGAAACCGCAGTTAAATATCATTTGATACATAGTGTAGTTTTACTGATGTGTATTTATTTCGCCAAGCACTATAATAATTCGCTACTCAGAGCAGCTGCGTATCTTTTTTTTGCAGGAGTTATTTTATTCTCGGGTTCAATTTATTTTTTATCCACTAAAGCAATTACACAAATTGAAGGACTGTCCTGGCTTGGCCCAATAACGCCACTTGGCGGACTTTGCATGATAGCCGGATGGCTTTGCTTAGGATTTGGGTTATATAAAACAAAGCATCATTCACATTCACACCATAACGAACATCATTAA
- a CDS encoding DUF2461 domain-containing protein encodes MVTKKTFDFLKQLKKNNNKEWFDKNRATYEATKAEVSVLVEKLISELSKFEPQVAGLTPKQCLFRINRDVRFSKDKSPYKTTIGASINPGGKKSMIPGYYLHIEPGNSFLAGGMYMPPSDRLAAVRQEIDYNFMEFKKIISNKDFVSYFGKLDDSDKLTSLPRGYAKDNPAIELIKHKSFIVVHQLKDDEVLNTKFISIASKIFKAMQPLNKFLQRATD; translated from the coding sequence ATGGTGACAAAAAAAACATTCGATTTTTTAAAGCAACTTAAAAAGAACAATAATAAAGAATGGTTTGACAAGAATCGTGCAACCTATGAAGCAACCAAAGCGGAAGTGTCAGTTCTAGTTGAAAAATTAATTTCTGAATTGTCAAAGTTTGAACCACAAGTTGCCGGATTAACTCCTAAGCAATGTTTATTTAGGATTAATAGAGATGTTCGTTTTTCAAAAGATAAAAGCCCTTACAAAACCACTATTGGTGCTAGCATTAATCCGGGAGGTAAAAAGTCGATGATTCCCGGATATTATTTGCACATTGAACCGGGAAATTCCTTTTTAGCCGGAGGTATGTACATGCCTCCGTCTGACAGACTTGCTGCTGTTAGACAAGAGATTGATTACAACTTTATGGAGTTTAAAAAGATTATCTCGAACAAAGATTTTGTCTCCTACTTTGGCAAGCTGGATGATTCAGACAAACTTACTTCGCTGCCAAGAGGCTATGCAAAAGACAATCCCGCCATAGAGTTGATTAAACACAAAAGCTTTATCGTGGTACACCAATTAAAAGATGACGAGGTGCTTAACACTAAATTTATTTCGATTGCATCTAAAATATTTAAAGCGATGCAGCCGTTAAATAAATTTTTACAACGAGCTACAGATTAG
- a CDS encoding AI-2E family transporter, which translates to MNISQNNIISFIILLVCIAATLVFPSIVLYLFIAFLMSIIGRPIKQFVLKINFKKNILPESVASLIALLVLLIFFFGTFTLFIPLVVNEIKLISSLSVTDITERLGEPIKRIEYFAQNLNIKELEKTSVQEFVTIKIRELLSFSWITDTLNNIVSTIGNFFVAIFTISFMTFYFLNEENLINIFFKTVFPKTYHGQIDSVIVHAKKLLTRYLIGIIIENLATGILLFIALSIFGIDNALLLAFIGGLLNIVPYIGPVFSSAIACVIALTTNTYLDFYTEWYILIIKVAGIFAVVQFIDNMFLQPYIFSNSVKAHPLEIFIVLIAAGNLFGITGMILAVPVYSILKIISMEIYSSLKKN; encoded by the coding sequence ATGAATATCTCTCAAAACAACATCATAAGCTTTATCATTTTATTAGTATGTATAGCTGCAACTCTTGTATTTCCAAGTATTGTTCTTTACCTATTTATTGCATTCTTGATGTCTATTATTGGGAGGCCCATTAAACAGTTTGTATTAAAAATTAATTTCAAAAAAAATATTCTACCCGAATCAGTTGCTTCACTAATTGCTTTATTGGTTTTGCTAATTTTCTTTTTTGGCACATTTACTTTATTTATTCCCTTAGTCGTAAATGAAATTAAATTAATATCGTCCCTTTCTGTTACAGATATTACCGAACGATTAGGCGAACCTATAAAACGTATTGAATACTTTGCTCAAAACTTAAATATTAAAGAACTTGAGAAAACAAGTGTTCAAGAATTTGTAACCATAAAAATAAGGGAACTACTAAGTTTTTCCTGGATAACAGATACGCTTAACAATATTGTTTCTACAATTGGCAATTTTTTTGTTGCCATCTTCACCATCAGCTTCATGACATTTTATTTTTTAAATGAAGAAAACCTTATCAATATTTTTTTTAAAACTGTTTTCCCAAAAACATATCATGGGCAAATTGATTCCGTTATTGTGCATGCCAAGAAACTATTAACACGCTACCTAATTGGAATAATAATTGAAAACTTAGCAACCGGAATACTACTTTTCATTGCATTAAGCATTTTTGGCATTGACAATGCGCTATTGCTGGCCTTTATTGGAGGGCTATTAAACATTGTACCTTATATAGGTCCTGTTTTTTCGTCAGCCATTGCATGCGTTATTGCTCTAACAACAAATACATACTTAGATTTTTATACAGAATGGTATATTCTTATTATTAAAGTTGCAGGAATTTTTGCTGTAGTGCAATTTATCGACAATATGTTTCTTCAACCGTATATTTTTTCGAATAGCGTAAAGGCACATCCTTTAGAAATTTTTATTGTATTAATTGCAGCCGGCAATTTATTTGGCATTACCGGTATGATATTGGCTGTCCCAGTTTATTCCATCTTAAAGATAATTAGCATGGAAATATATTCTAGCCTCAAAAAAAACTAA
- a CDS encoding metal-dependent hydrolase produces MDSLTHIVLGASLGELIAGKKLGKKAMLIGALADTIPDFDVFANPFVPPVDALLIHRGITHSVLFAVLAPFVFAWLFQLLFKKREVDYITWYLLFFVGFASHIFIDSLTAYGTALFEPFDNHRISLHTIFVADLLYTLPLLVCAIALLVVKNKRVVWATSGIAISTIYIFSCMFNKMEATNQFQIGLKAQNISYNRLIATPTPLNNVLWTAIAQTDSGAWTAYYSKFDDQAPKEFCYLPQNKHLLDSVEDVTTIEKLKLFSDDFYCVTTKDGKLKYVDLRFGQVGGWHNCNAPFAFEYTLTRGADNKMILEKGRWNSSSLKDELNKLWLRIKGK; encoded by the coding sequence GTGGATTCATTAACGCATATTGTTTTAGGAGCATCTCTTGGGGAACTCATTGCAGGAAAGAAACTTGGTAAGAAAGCTATGCTGATTGGCGCTTTGGCAGATACCATTCCTGATTTTGATGTGTTTGCCAATCCCTTTGTTCCTCCTGTTGATGCATTGCTTATCCATAGAGGCATTACTCATTCTGTATTGTTTGCCGTACTTGCTCCTTTTGTTTTTGCTTGGCTGTTTCAGTTGCTTTTTAAGAAAAGAGAAGTTGATTACATAACATGGTACTTGTTGTTTTTCGTAGGGTTTGCATCGCATATATTTATTGATAGCCTCACAGCTTATGGTACTGCATTGTTCGAGCCATTTGATAATCATCGCATTTCGCTGCATACTATTTTTGTCGCAGATTTGTTGTACACGTTGCCTTTACTGGTGTGTGCAATTGCATTATTGGTAGTTAAAAATAAGCGAGTAGTATGGGCCACTTCCGGTATTGCAATAAGTACCATTTATATTTTTAGCTGTATGTTTAATAAAATGGAAGCCACCAATCAATTTCAGATAGGTTTGAAAGCACAGAATATTTCTTATAATAGATTAATTGCAACTCCAACTCCATTGAATAATGTATTATGGACAGCTATTGCGCAAACAGATTCGGGAGCATGGACAGCATACTATTCTAAATTTGATGACCAAGCTCCAAAAGAATTTTGCTATTTGCCTCAAAATAAACACTTGTTAGATTCGGTTGAAGATGTAACAACAATAGAGAAATTGAAATTATTTTCCGATGATTTTTATTGTGTTACTACTAAAGATGGGAAATTAAAGTATGTCGATTTGAGATTTGGACAGGTTGGTGGTTGGCACAATTGCAATGCTCCTTTTGCGTTTGAATATACACTTACGCGTGGCGCTGACAATAAAATGATTTTAGAAAAAGGTCGTTGGAATTCATCTTCTCTAAAGGATGAGCTAAATAAGCTATGGCTTAGAATAAAAGGAAAATAA